In the genome of Candidatus Thermoplasmatota archaeon, the window ATGACAAAAGGAACGCCATCTAAATCTGGAGGAGGGAAAACCCACATCGTTTGCAGAAGATGCGGTAAAAGAGCTTTTAATGCAAGGACAAAGGTATGTGCTTCCTGCGGATTTGGGAAAACAAAAAGAATCAGGGATTATAATTGGAGAAAATGAGGGAAAGATGCGGCGTGGTGGCAGTTGCGGCGAAAAACGATGTAGCCTCATATATATATTTTTCTCTTAATGCATTGCAGCACAGGGGGCAGGAGGCGGCGGGGATTGCAGTTTACGATAACGGTAGCGATGAAATAAAGTATTACAAAGGACTTGGGCTTGTAAATGAGGCATTTGAAGATAAAGATATCTCCCAGATAAAAGGGAAAAGAGGGGTAGGCCATACCTATTACTCCATAAAGATATCCTCCCCCGATAATGCACAGCCGACAATCGTTCACACTTCCAGTGGGGACATAGCTCTGGCACATAACGGAATAATTACGAATTCGGATGAGTTGAAAAGAAGGCTATTGGAAGAAGGGCATAACTTTTCCATGGGAAGCGAGGAAGAATCCATGGCCTTTCTTCTCTCGGATTATCTAAAAAACAAAAGTTTTGAAAAAGCCGTTAAAAGCATTATGAAGGAATTGAAGGGCTCCTATTCACTTGCAATGATGTTCAATAACAGGGTTTTTGGGTTGAGAGATCCATTTGGCGTACGTCCGCTATGCCTTGGAAAGCTCAATGACGGCTATGTCATAGCATCTGAGACAGTAGCGCTCGATGTATTGGGTGCGAAATTAATAAGGGATGTAAGACCCGGTGAGCTGATAGAACTAACAGAAGATGGTTACAAATCCTATCAACTGATGGAAGAAAAATATAAGGCCCACTGTTTTTTTGAATATGTTTATTTTTCCAGAGCAGATTCGATAATAGATGGGAGAGACGTCTATCTAACAAGAAAAAGGATAGGAGAACAGCTCGCAAGGGAGCATCCGGCAGATGCAGACCTAGTCGTTCCCGTTCCTGATTCTGGGAGGTCTCATGCCTACGGTTACTCAAGCGAATCAGGCATACCGATAGCGGAAGGGCTTATGAAAAACAGATACATAGGCAGGACATTCATAATGCCAAGCCAGAGCGTAAGGCAAAAATATGTCCTTTTAAAAACAAATCCAATAAGGAGCATTGTTGAGGGAAAACGCATAGTTCTTGTTGATGACTCAATTGTTAGAGGAACTACCATGAAACAGATGGCAGACCTATTGCGTTCCCGCGGAGCGAAGGAAGTGCATGTTCGCATCGGCTCGCCGCCCATAATTGCCCCCTGTTACCTCGGGATAGACATGACGACCAGAGAGCAACTGATTGCATCTGGCATGAGCGCCGAGGAAATAAGAAAAAAAATACATGCGGATAGTCTGGGTTATATCTCAATAGAAGGACTGATAAAAGCCATTGGTATGAACCGCAACGACCTCTGCCTTGGATGTGTTACTGGTGAGTATCCAATAAAGATAAATGAGGAGAGATATCGGTTCCAAAAAAGATTGGAAAAATGGGATTGAAATTGAGGGACATCTTATAATCCAGCGACTATTTGGCTACATCTTTTCTTTTTGCCTCTGAAAAGGGATAAGGAAATGCAGGCAAAGAACGTAAAAAAAATAATGGCAAACTGTTAATAACAAAATCCTGTTTTTTAAGGTGAAAAATGATGGATAAAGTAGAGTTCTACATTGATGATGTGCTGAAGGCTACAGATGACGAAGAACCATATGAATGGCTATGGGATGAAACAGTTTTCCTTAAACATACTCTAAAAGCTGTTGCATATGACAATGCTGGAAATACAGCTAAAGATGAACAAGTTGTCTGGATATTCAACATCTAGAACAAAGGAAATATCTCTTTCTCTTCTTTTCTTACCAACCAATGAACAAAAAATCTGGCTAACCTTTTTCTTTATTCCTGGTCAACTCTATCGTCCCCAGCTCTCAAGCCATTTTCCATTTTTTATAGAGTATATGGCAGCAAGACCAAGTAACGATGCAACGCATGCGAATACAAGCATCATCAGGACGAGAATAATGAACTGGGTTATCATCTCGTATTCCATAAGAAATATAGGTATGCCGCCTGCTATCAGGGCAATAGTCGCTTCCACGAGGGAAGGACTTTTTGTGGATATTGCAGTTTTTATGGCCTCCAGGGCAGTTTTATTTTTTAATTCATCTCTCACCCTCTCTGTTATGTGGACTGAAAAGTCTATTCCCGCGCCTATGGCTACTGAAGAAACCATTATTGTTGCAACATTTAGCGGTATGCCAGTCAATACAAGTACCCCCGGCTCCCACACCAATATAAGTAAAATGGGCAGGAATGTTACTGTTGCATATTTGAAAGACCTGAATACGAGGAGCAGGCATGTAAAAACCAACAACAGGGATAAGAACATGAAACGAAACTGCTGCTCCATCAGCATATCGTTCACTGAAACGGTTACAGATGCCAGCCCTACAAGCTCTGTAATGTCTGCATCTGTTTTATCATTATACTGGCGCAAAATTTGATCTACCCCATTTACTGCCTTCCTTGTATCTCCTATCGATATGACCGGTATATCCACGTAAACGAGCGTTTTGCTGTAATCGTCATTAAGCATCATTTTTTTGTATTTATCTGCCAGTCTGTTCTCCACCAGTACCTTCACCTCTTCTTTTGTGGGAGGTATAACTCCAAAATTAAGTTTTTTTATAGCATCGACGATCGAATACGCAGAGGCATTTTTTATGCCAACATTTATCGTTTTTTCCAAGGATTCCAATTCTTTCAGTAACGACGGCTCAAGAATACCTTCCGGTCCTGTTTCTATTTCAAACACCCCGGTTTGTCCACTCTCAAATTTTTCGGAATAGTCCGTCATTGCAACGCTACTTTCCATCTTCCCGGGCATCATCTCCCATATCGACGTTCTGGTGGAAACGCTCGGCAAAGCAGCAACAGAAAGAAAGGTTAATACGAGAAATACGAGTGCGATATGTTTTCTGTATTTAGTTAACTTTGAAAAAGAACTCCATCCCTTTATTCCCCTCCTCTTATATCCAGATATGATAAGAAGAGGCGGGACCATAACCATGGTGGCAATAAAACAGTAAAACACACCGATCAAAAAGGCCAGTCCCATATTTTCAATGGGGGGCATCGTCGATGAAAGTAGAGATGCAAATCCCACTATGGTGGTTATGGCAGAAAGCAAAACAGCCTTTCCAGTAGTGGCAATAATTCTTTTCATCGCTTTCTCGGGAGAATGTTTTTCCACTTCCTCCGCAAAGTGGTTAATTAGATGGAGCGAGTATGCAATACCAAGAGCAGCCAGCAGGGGTATCACGGCTATGACAGTTGGGGAAAACTTGATAGATGTCATGCCTATTGTCCCAAAAGTAAGCCCGGTCGCATAAACTATCGGGGTTATCGCTATAATAACTGCTTTCATACTCTTATGAAATGCAAGGATAGTCAACACAAGCAGGAGAGCGGATATCAGGATAGCGCTGTAAATCCTCTCCATTACCCAATCCACCGTTTCTTTGTACATGGTCACTACTCCAGTTGATGTCATATTTGTTTCCGTTGCTGTTTCTAGAAGGGGATATACTTTATTTTCAAGCAGATCATCGGCACTGATATTTTTTTGTGTTGCAAGAACTATAACTGCGTTTTTGTTATCAGAAGTGTTAAATTTATATTTCATTTCATCTGGAATAAACTTTAAAAGAGTATTCACACGACACTGGCTGTCAGGTATTTTATCCTCCCCAATAACAGGAAAAATGGCATTTATATCCCTTAAAAAAGATGCTATGCTTGCAGTGTACACTACGCCGTCACCGATTCCCTCCTCTGGATTCAATGCACCTTCTATAGCATCGATTTCCTTAAGAGTTGTCACACTCGTTACATCATCTGCACTTACATATACAATAACCGAATCAATATACCATTCTGCCCGTATCTTATTCAGCGTTTTCACCGTCGGTTCATCTGAAGGCATATAAAGTTCTATGTCTGATGAAATCACTATATTCAGTGCTTGAGTGGATATCAGCAATGTTATAATAGAAAAAATTATGATAGTCAACTTCGGTTTTTTCAATAATATATCGTACTGCATGAATACCCCTATATAATTTTTATCTTTAAGTATAAAGTCTATTTAAAATTACCTGAATTTGGAGCATTCTATCTTCTTTTTTTCATTAACAGCACGATGGCAAGCAGAGCCAGCAGTAAAGGCATTACTTCGGATCCAGGGGTGGAAGAGCTGCCGGAAGAGCTGCCAGTTCCTGAAACCTCTACTTCCTTGGAATATGTATCGCTCTGCCCGTAGTCATCAATAACAGTAAGTGTTACGGTATAATTTCCTTTGCTCCCGTACTGGTGGGCAATAACACTTCCCGTCCTGCCATATCCGTCTCCAAAATTCCATTGATAGAAAGCTATGTTTCCGTCGGAATCAGTCGAGCTTCTTCCATCAAACGTAATGACATCCCCTACAGAAGGATCTGCACGGTCATAGGAAAACTTTGCCTCCGGTGCCACATTTTCTTTTCCTTCATAACTGGAGTTTATAAGGTTTATTTGGATATTCTGTTCCTGTGATTGGCCCCTTATGGAATCTATCATCCCCTTACTTTCCGACCATAGTATAAGCGTATTGTTGATAGGGATCAAGTCACCGATGAAAGGAACGTAATCGGTCCTTATGATATACCTGTCTCCTACTTTATCCGTACACTCGAATGAGAAAGAGATAGGGGCACTGCTTGGCCCCCCACCCATATATATTGTTGTCGCCGTGCAGCTTGAAGTCCATTTTTCACCCTTTACTACAGGAAAATCCATGAAATCAAATGGCGGAGTGTAATCAGTTTCTGTAGATAAGGTGTTTGGCACGTTCGGAACGTTTATGTCAACGTTGACAATTATATCGGAATTTATAATCGACAGATTATCCGTTGCAAATAGACTGGTTCCATTTACAGAAAAATCAAAACTTCCACTATATTGCTGCTGCCCAAATTTATATGTATAAGTGCCTGATACCGAACTTTTCACATCCAGAACATAGCATCCTACATATTTTCCGTTTATTTCCTTTATTTCCACACTCTTCACATCTATGCGTAAGGAGACATCAGAATCTATTGTGGAAAATAGAGTGGCGTTTTCAAAATCCATGGAAGCCGTTCCGACATATGTCCCACTGTATTCCCAGAAATCACCCTTACTCCAGTTTGGTTTTTCCAGCTGTGCATTTGTTGAGGGTAAAGCAGCAGCTAACGGCAAAAGAAGCATTACGATCAATATTGAAAGCATTTTTAGTTCCATTTTCTCAGCCTGTTATTGCTTTATGGAATATATCTTTTTTGCTTGGGATAACTCTCATAGATTGTTCTCCTAGAAATTTCCCCAGCAATGTTTTTTTTCATCATTTTTTTAATATCGTCACCTTCAAAATTGGCAAGAACCCACATCGTCTTTACCAGTGCAGTCTCGGGAAGCATATCCTCTCCAGATATAACACCCGCCTGTATCAATTTCCTGCCGGTGGCATAAACATTCATGTTAACTCTCCCCCATATGCACTGCGTAGTCATTACCACAGGAATGCCCTTTCCTACAAGTTCTTCTATAATAGGTATTAAATTCCCGCTCACATGCCCAAGTCCGGTTCCTGCAATTACAACACCATCCTTTCCCTCCGTCATTTTCCTGAAATCATCCTCGCTTAATCCTGGATGAAAATAGACCAAGGAAACATTTGTATTGAGCGAAGTGTCTGCCACCGTTTTTCCCCCTGATTTTTTTCTATAGCTTGTGACTAAATGCAACTCATCATCAACAAAGCCGATAGGATTTTCATTAATGGAGCGAAAGGCATCTCTTCTGGAGGAATGCATTTTTCTCACCTTTGTTCCCCTGTATATAGGGCAATAGCCGGGAGATGGCGTACCGTGCATAACGATCACAACTTCCCCAATATCGCTAACTGCTACCTTTGCTGCAGCAAGCAGATTTTGAAACGCATCGCTACTCGGTCTGTCAGAAGACCGCTGTGAACCTACGAGCACAACGGGGCCGGATAAATTCTTCAACAGAAAGGATAGAGCAGCGGACGTATACCCCATGGTATCGGTTCCGTGAGTTATTATGATGCCTTCTGCCCCTTTATTCAATTCTTCTGCTACCTCTCTCGCAATTTTTTCCCAGTCATGCGGCGCTATATCCTCACTGAGCCTCTGAAAGATGATTTTTGCGCTGACATTGCATACATCAAAAATTTCCGGCACAGAGAAAGCAAGCTCTTCGGATGTGCTTGCAGGATGAACAGCCCCGGTAGTATAATCAACATATGAGGCAATTGTTCCTCCAGTTCCCAACAATGTTATGGACGGCCTGCTTTTATCAAATGGTACGACCCGCTTTTTCTTTCTTCTCTCTTTTCTCTTTTCAATCAGTTTTACCCTGCAGTTATCATCTATTCTTATGCCAATGTTATATCCATTTTCCAGTTTTATTATCAGCATGTCTTCCCCACTAAATGCATGATGAGGCATGAGTATGCCCCTATATGTTTTCCCGTTCCTCTCAACTTCTATAAAATCTCCCTCCACAGCCCCTATTTCTCCAAGCGTCTTTTTTATTTCCTTTCTTTTCATAGCACAATGCAAACTTCCATCTCTATATATTTTTTATTACACCATCAAAAGTTATATATGAAAATGATATTCCCTAGGTAATATAGCCCTGTGGTGTAGAGGCCAATCATATCGGGCTTTGGACCCGATGACGGCAGTTCGAATCTGCCCAGGGCTATGGAAATGCTCCCGTGGTGTAGTCCGGCCAATCATTCCGGCCTTTCGAGAACCCTGGAACCCCTTTAGAAAAGGTGTTTCATCACCAAAATGGGTTCAAAGAGAGCCGGCCACCCGGGTTCGAATCCCGGCGGGAGC includes:
- a CDS encoding PKD domain-containing protein; its protein translation is MELKMLSILIVMLLLPLAAALPSTNAQLEKPNWSKGDFWEYSGTYVGTASMDFENATLFSTIDSDVSLRIDVKSVEIKEINGKYVGCYVLDVKSSVSGTYTYKFGQQQYSGSFDFSVNGTSLFATDNLSIINSDIIVNVDINVPNVPNTLSTETDYTPPFDFMDFPVVKGEKWTSSCTATTIYMGGGPSSAPISFSFECTDKVGDRYIIRTDYVPFIGDLIPINNTLILWSESKGMIDSIRGQSQEQNIQINLINSSYEGKENVAPEAKFSYDRADPSVGDVITFDGRSSTDSDGNIAFYQWNFGDGYGRTGSVIAHQYGSKGNYTVTLTVIDDYGQSDTYSKEVEVSGTGSSSGSSSTPGSEVMPLLLALLAIVLLMKKRR
- a CDS encoding 50S ribosomal protein L37e; its protein translation is MTKGTPSKSGGGKTHIVCRRCGKRAFNARTKVCASCGFGKTKRIRDYNWRK
- a CDS encoding MMPL family transporter, whose translation is MQYDILLKKPKLTIIIFSIITLLISTQALNIVISSDIELYMPSDEPTVKTLNKIRAEWYIDSVIVYVSADDVTSVTTLKEIDAIEGALNPEEGIGDGVVYTASIASFLRDINAIFPVIGEDKIPDSQCRVNTLLKFIPDEMKYKFNTSDNKNAVIVLATQKNISADDLLENKVYPLLETATETNMTSTGVVTMYKETVDWVMERIYSAILISALLLVLTILAFHKSMKAVIIAITPIVYATGLTFGTIGMTSIKFSPTVIAVIPLLAALGIAYSLHLINHFAEEVEKHSPEKAMKRIIATTGKAVLLSAITTIVGFASLLSSTMPPIENMGLAFLIGVFYCFIATMVMVPPLLIISGYKRRGIKGWSSFSKLTKYRKHIALVFLVLTFLSVAALPSVSTRTSIWEMMPGKMESSVAMTDYSEKFESGQTGVFEIETGPEGILEPSLLKELESLEKTINVGIKNASAYSIVDAIKKLNFGVIPPTKEEVKVLVENRLADKYKKMMLNDDYSKTLVYVDIPVISIGDTRKAVNGVDQILRQYNDKTDADITELVGLASVTVSVNDMLMEQQFRFMFLSLLLVFTCLLLVFRSFKYATVTFLPILLILVWEPGVLVLTGIPLNVATIMVSSVAIGAGIDFSVHITERVRDELKNKTALEAIKTAISTKSPSLVEATIALIAGGIPIFLMEYEMITQFIILVLMMLVFACVASLLGLAAIYSIKNGKWLESWGR
- the purF gene encoding amidophosphoribosyltransferase is translated as MRERCGVVAVAAKNDVASYIYFSLNALQHRGQEAAGIAVYDNGSDEIKYYKGLGLVNEAFEDKDISQIKGKRGVGHTYYSIKISSPDNAQPTIVHTSSGDIALAHNGIITNSDELKRRLLEEGHNFSMGSEEESMAFLLSDYLKNKSFEKAVKSIMKELKGSYSLAMMFNNRVFGLRDPFGVRPLCLGKLNDGYVIASETVALDVLGAKLIRDVRPGELIELTEDGYKSYQLMEEKYKAHCFFEYVYFSRADSIIDGRDVYLTRKRIGEQLAREHPADADLVVPVPDSGRSHAYGYSSESGIPIAEGLMKNRYIGRTFIMPSQSVRQKYVLLKTNPIRSIVEGKRIVLVDDSIVRGTTMKQMADLLRSRGAKEVHVRIGSPPIIAPCYLGIDMTTREQLIASGMSAEEIRKKIHADSLGYISIEGLIKAIGMNRNDLCLGCVTGEYPIKINEERYRFQKRLEKWD
- the gatD gene encoding Glu-tRNA(Gln) amidotransferase subunit GatD, with the translated sequence MKRKEIKKTLGEIGAVEGDFIEVERNGKTYRGILMPHHAFSGEDMLIIKLENGYNIGIRIDDNCRVKLIEKRKERRKKKRVVPFDKSRPSITLLGTGGTIASYVDYTTGAVHPASTSEELAFSVPEIFDVCNVSAKIIFQRLSEDIAPHDWEKIAREVAEELNKGAEGIIITHGTDTMGYTSAALSFLLKNLSGPVVLVGSQRSSDRPSSDAFQNLLAAAKVAVSDIGEVVIVMHGTPSPGYCPIYRGTKVRKMHSSRRDAFRSINENPIGFVDDELHLVTSYRKKSGGKTVADTSLNTNVSLVYFHPGLSEDDFRKMTEGKDGVVIAGTGLGHVSGNLIPIIEELVGKGIPVVMTTQCIWGRVNMNVYATGRKLIQAGVISGEDMLPETALVKTMWVLANFEGDDIKKMMKKNIAGEISRRTIYESYPKQKRYIP